Proteins co-encoded in one Pararge aegeria chromosome 19, ilParAegt1.1, whole genome shotgun sequence genomic window:
- the LOC120631914 gene encoding 28S ribosomal protein S5, mitochondrial gives MASKLLALRSVINKPLNGILGQLPQCLNTVYNLKNFSTTSAVSLNFFNKLPAEKLWKSVTSVSNAGAKKGRGKGAGRIRTRDLNRGQMIGVGKINMLWPGLSAPVIRGKELLKQQRLPDDPERMEKLIKLRDSMTKFRRFKLSPIERGWSGSRMPGRSTGPPDPVGDEEFTGFDTKVLQLRSLLIMKGTLGRTRNYQAVVVTGNGQGLAGFGIGRSKEAPAALRKAKNRAGKKLMDFEVCDGHTVFHDFFTAFGKTKLYVQKKNKGYGLSCHRAIKEICEAIGIKDLRAKLEGSNNLQHIVKAFFIGLLQQRTHQQLAEEKKLHLVEYRAENEEYPTVVASPSYVRTKEEIPKDETLDFSQYVMNDRIILRRKKFPRFYETMPHYEIYLKKYEKYRNHEKIRLNLKTEYGEVKSFLNDKYPEPKEEKEA, from the exons ATGGCTTCCAAATTATTAGCACTTAGAAGTGTTATAAATAAACCCCTAAATGGGATCCTAGGCCAACTACCGCAATGTCTAAATACTGTGTATAACCTCAAAAATTTTAGTACTACTTCGGCAGTCAGTTTAAATTTCTTCAACAAAT TGCCTGCAGAAAAATTGTGGAAGTCAGTTACTTCAGTAAGTAATGCAGGAGCTAAGAAAGGTCGTGGTAAAGGCGCAGGGCGGATTCGCACCAGAGATTTAAATCGTGGGCAGATGATTGGTGTGGGTAAGATTAACATGCTTTGGCCTGGATTGTCTGCACCAGTAATAAGAGGAAAAGAATTGCTAAAGCAGCAACGTTTACCAGATGATCCTGAAAG AATGGAAAAGTTGATTAAACTCAGAGACTCAATGACAAAATTCCGACGGTTTAAACTTAGTCCAATAGAAAGAGGTTGGTCTGGCTCACGCATGCCTGGTCGTAGTACAGGCCCACCAGATCCAGTTGGAGATg agGAGTTTACTGGTTTTGACACAAAAGTACTGCAACTCCGATCATTGCTTATCATGAAGGGCACCCTTGGTCGAACCAGAAATTACCAAGCTGTG GTTGTCACTGGCAATGGCCAAGGTCTGGCAGGGTTCGGTATTGGAAGATCCAAAGAAGCCCCAGCCGCTCTACGGAAAGCCAAGAACAGGGCTGGAAAGAAACTGATGGATTTTGAAGTGTGTGATGGTCACACAG TATTCCACGACTTCTTTACTGCATTTGGAAAAACTAAATTATACGTCCAAAAGAAGAACAAAGGTTATGGACTGAGCTGTCATAGAGCAATCAAGGAGATCTGTGAGGCGATAGGCATCAAAGACCTCAGGGCCAAACTGGAGGGCTCTAATAACTTACAGCATATTGTTAAAGCTTTCTTTATTGGACTTTTGCAACAG AGAACACATCAACAACTCGCTGAAGAGAAGAAACTTCACTTGGTCGAATATAGAGCAGAAAACGAGGAGTATCCTACAGTAGTCGCCAGCCCTAGTTACGTCAGAACCAAAGAGGAAATACCCAAAGACGAAACGCTAGATTTCAGTCAATACGTAATGAATGATAGAATCATTCTCAGAAGAAAGAAATTCCCCCGTTTCTATGAAACAATGCCACATTATGAGATTTATCTCAAGAAGTACGAGAAGTACAGAAACCACGAGAAAATTcgattaaacttaaaaactgaGTACGGTGAAgttaaaagctttttaaatgACAAGTACCCAGAGCCAAAGGAGGAGAAAGAAGCGTAG
- the LOC120631915 gene encoding zinc finger protein-like 1 homolog: MGLCKCPKRRVTNQFCFEHRVNVCEYCMVTNHPKCIIQSYLQWLQDSDYNPICEICTKPLSEGECIRLTCYHVFHWECAESRYRALPHTTAPAGYQCPSCATPVFPPQNLVSPVADVLREKLAGVNWARAGLGLPLLSEDQDLKGAAGRRSQSPNQSQFFINSIDNQRGIPVGASDDESTNPSAANTPHSIVQIPDEPANIYDSTSVKRSDALQGGQATRKGFKSLEQKPLLNFDHDENKYKQKSTFAWISRWWKNTLPSSHARRVGGIYRRYWIMLFVLIAVLVVLLLLSHRDVDDDDPFGSIQDDDRRILQKN, encoded by the exons ATGGGTCTCTGTAAATGTCCAAAGCGAAGGGTGACGAATCAATTTTGTTTCGAACACAGAGTAAATGTTTGTGAATATTGTATGGTGACGAACCACCCAAAG TGCATCATACAGTCATACCTTCAGTGGTTACAAGACAGTGATTATAATCCTATTTGTGAAATATGTACAAAACCTCTGTCGGAAGGCGAATGTATTCGGCTCACTTGTTATC atGTATTTCACTGGGAGTGTGCGGAGTCAAGATATCGAGCACTGCCTCACACTACAGCACCTGCAGGCTACCAGTGCCCATCTTGTGCTACACCTGTATTCCCCCCACAGAATCTTGTGTCCCCTGTAGCTGATGTTCTTAGAGAAAAGCTGGCTGGTGTGAACTGGGCAAGAGCTGGTCTAGGCCTACCCTTg CTTTCAGAGGACCAAGACTTGAAAGGTGCAGCAGGCAGGCGTAGTCAGTCACCAAACCAGTCACAATTTTTTATCAACTCAATTGATAATCAAAGGGGCATTCCCGTAGGAGCTAGTGATGACGAATCGACAAACCCATCAGCTGCCAACACTCCACATTCCATTGTACAAATTCCAGATGAGCCAGCTAATATTTACGATAGTACATCTGTCAAAAGGAGCGATGCATTGCAAG GTGGTCAAGCTACAAGAAAAGGATTCAAATCATTAGAACAAAAACCATTACTAAACTTTGACCATGATGAGAATAAATACAAGCAAAAATCGACATTTGCATGGATCAGCCGATGGTGGAA AAATACCCTGCCTTCTTCTCATGCTAGAAGAGTTGGTGGCATTTATAGGAGATACTGGATAATGCTCTTCGTGCTTATTGCTGTTCTTGTAGTCTTACTCCTACTGAGTCACAGAGATGTAGATGATGATGACCCATTTGGTTCTATACAAGATGATGATCGGAGGATATTACAGAAAAATTGA
- the LOC120631913 gene encoding tubulin--tyrosine ligase-like protein 12, with translation MDGISSYSAFLAAHKPQLVLSGVPEHFWPILCKKLKDQIFDSGTSFQLVKIDYEDIEKEPYDPLWSVIAIRDIDRTDSSNIYLIDHAWTFKANSIRNNLRNVPDLLERMCNLMQITSVTMEEQIDEVTSNIWKYANTYTVGSEELTVEDRVPVWYVMDELGSGVTHSDNPNFRMVPFINIPEQLTYTLLFPIENVDEGDIVTINFVEGQYSDPLQREAMLIPWKYYEHFDKNFSQDEPDVDYFLSGHIVETLPELELLANQTLPTKLKVYSEYDYINQYLTTPEFEIVNNENDADILWYVKHFKTFKELSLSSPQKFVNQFPFEYVITIKDLLAVVARRLEKSNSDRNELETLPAWLPTTFNMKTELPKLVAYYMQRRTQGLDNYWICKPYNLARGLDTYITDNLDFLCRLPLSGPKIAQKYIENPVLFERPNVGKVKFDIRYVILLKSVNPTEVYIYNNFFLRFSNKAFAMENFEDYEQHFTVMNYTQGAPLFRLLCKDFKDAWSSQYANYDWAEVEKSIFKMISELFTAATLKEPPCGIAKSPQSRALYAADIMLSWQKCNKDELIQPKLLEVNWMPDCRRACEYYPDFYNDIFSVLFLDKTVSTCTKI, from the coding sequence ATGGATGGTATATCTAGCTACAGTGCATTTCTAGCGGCACATAAACCACAACTAGTGCTCTCTGGCGTACCAGAGCATTTCTGGCCAATTTTGTGTAAGAAACTTAAAGATCAAATATTCGACTCTGGTACATCGTTTCAGTTGGTGAAAATTGACTATGAAGATATTGAAAAAGAACCATACGACCCTCTATGGAGCGTGATTGCAATTAGGGATATAGATAGAACAGATTCCAGTAATATTTATCTCATTGATCATGCATGGACTTTTAAAGCGAACAGCATTCGAAATAACCTAAGAAACGTGCCGGATCTTCTTGAAAGAATGTGTAATCTCATGCAAATTACTTCAGTAACGATGGAGGAGCAAATAGATGAGGTGACAAGTAATATTTGGAAATATGCCAACACATATACTGTTGGGAGTGAAGAATTAACTGTGGAAGATAGAGTACCAGTGTGGTATGTAATGGATGAACTTGGTTCAGGAGTCACTCACTCAGATAATCCAAATTTCCGTATGGTACCATTTATAAACATCCCAGAACAACTTACTTACACTTTACTTTTTCCTATAGAGAATGTTGATGAAGGGGATATTGTGACAATAAATTTTGTTGAAGGCCAATATTCTGATCCCCTGCAGAGAGAGGCAATGCTTATTCCATGGAAATATTATGAGCACTTTGATAAGAATTTCAGTCAAGATGAGCCTGATGTAGATTACTTTTTATCAGGACATATTGTAGAAACACTTCCAGAATTAGAACTATTAGCAAACCAGACTCTGCCAACTAAACTCAAAGTCTATTCAGAGTATGATTATATTAACCAATATTTAACTACACCTGAATTTGAAATAGTCAATAATGAAAATGATGCAGATATTCTATGGTATGTTAagcattttaaaacttttaaggaATTAAGTTTGAGCTCACCCCAAAAATTTGTTAATCAATTTCCTTTTGAATATGTTATTACTATCAAAGATCTTTTAGCAGTTGTTGCAAGGAGATTAGAAAAATCTAATAGTGATAGAAATGAGCTTGAGACTTTACCAGCTTGGTTGCCAACAACATTTAACATGAAAACAGAACTGCCTAAATTAGTGGCATATTACATGCAAAGAAGAACCCAAGGTTTGGACAATTATTGGATTTGTAAACCATACAATCTGGCAAGAGGTTTAGACACATACATTACAGACAATTTGGACTTTTTGTGCCGTCTACCATTATCTGGACCCAAAATAGctcaaaaatatattgaaaatccTGTGTTATTTGAAAGACCCAATGTAGGAAAAGTGAAGTTTGACATTCGTTACGTTATTTTATTGAAGTCAGTGAATCCTACTGAAGTTTATATCTATAATAACTTTTTCTTACGATTTTCCAATAAAGCTTTTGCTATGGAAAACTTTGAAGATTATGAACAACATTTCACTGTGATGAACTATACTCAAGGTGCACCACTATTCAGGTTATTGTGTAAGGACTTTAAAGATGCCTGGTCAAGCCAGTATGCAAACTATGATTGGGCTGAAGTCGAAAAGTCTATATTCAAAATGATCTCAGAATTATTCACAGCTGCCACTTTAAAAGAGCCACCATGTGGGATTGCTAAAAGTCCACAATCAAGAGCATTGTATGCTGCAGATATAATGCTGAGTTGGCAGAAATGTAATAAAGATGAGCTCATACAACCTAAATTACTAGAAGTTAACTGGATGCCCGATTGTCGTAGAGCTTGTGAATACTACCCTGATTtttataatgatatattttCAGTACTGTTTTTAGATAAAACTGTTAGCACATGTACTAAGATATAG